The DNA region aaCATCGTtcttttatacatttaatttatttcaagataaGATATGTAAGTTGAATTTTAAAGACAATACTTTTGAAGCTATTGCAATCTCCATCGTCTATAAAAGCcttaatgattaataaaaaaaaatagtcaccATTGAGATTTTTGCACTTATATAGGAGATTGATCATGTTCATTCAATAACGTGTAATGTTGCCCCTTTCATATTATGTAGACACAATCAAGGCTGTCAAAATCTCGAGTTAcctcttaaaatcttacgattttacgatttcacagTAGagtaacgagtctgattttaagtaactcttaaatatgtaaactcttacgattttaaatttaggataataagattttacgattttatgagtttataaataatttcgattttacgattctatacgattttacttttaaaaaaacaaatttatatttaaaaattaaaaaataaagatattatttatttaaataaattaactaatataattaatttttttaagtataattttttatagtattatttattattatttttttaattaattttatattaaaatatatcatttattaaaattatttaggtataaaatacttaattatatatataaataataataatatataacaattattttttaaatcaaactcttacgattttatgtaaactctagattttattaacgattttacgtagactctcgattttgacagcctTGGACACAACAAATTATCAGTTAACGGATAAGACATGCCCTTAGATTTAAGGCACAACGAACGGTTGAAGGTTCGCTTAGAGGAGGTTTCTACCACTATGACGATTTATGATTCGACTAAGGAGACTTGGGCATCGTTTGAGGAAGTGGTTAATGgggttttgtttgaattttttcttaaaaatattcgtttgaataaaactaagtaaaaactgtttttttttttttaaataacaaattatccttcattttttaatattaataaaaaaagtaaagaataattttgatatttaaattaataaaataattgattaaatagcTAATATAATTGTTGAGTTTTAAGTTTTATCTCAATAATCAAATATGAAACAAACCTGGTCTTaggaagtaaaaaaaaaaagttatctttttgtttatgtttatgtctTCATTAAATCCATTAAATCGGTAATtctaagttaaaaataaatgcaTAAAATTTAGGTAAGTTTGAAtaaatttagtataaataaatacaaattttgtggttaataaataaatttgacccttaaattaaataaattaacgtATAAAGGGTTAGTTTGATTAAGCTTATTGACGTCAAAGCTAGtaagtttgatttaatttatataagctaacttatttattttttatatttataatattatttaattattaatattatatatgtaatgttatatatatttattaatttaattttaaatattaataaattatttaaattaaaataaattataagaatatattaaatttttattcatatataattttaaatattaattaaactatttaaattaaaaaaataatatattttaaaataaattagatgaatatattaatttattaatatataagtttaaatatatatatatatatatatataaatctaaaatatatattttgaatttattataatattatatataacacaaaatttaaatatatatatatatatatatatatatatatatatatatatattaatatttgaattttagtgATAGATGAGATATGAATTGTTGACGtgtatttatgaaaaattaattttaaaacaaaatataaaagatattaaatgtaaaaaatagtatttacactaaaagaattatattcaaactaattatttttagagtTTAAGCGAGCTCATGAACGTAGGTCTTAtgtaaattttcttaaattcaaataaaaaaaatagcaataaatttaatttatttttttattattataataattttatattaatataacatattattaatcaaacaagTTAGCAGGAATCAATCTTGAAAATTGATAATATTccaagttaaaaaaaacaaacgtTTTTTTTACGTAAATTCAGAAAgcaaaataactttttttttttttttaaaccgaaatttgatttagattctaaagttgtaaaaaaaacaGCTAAGAAAGtaaactgtaaaaaaaaaaagaaaagaaaagaaaagaggcGCAGAAAGGTAGCGCGTGTCAGGAAATAATTAGACGCACGATCGGTTTTCTGTATAGAATATCCCGTCCCAGATCTCTGTAACGGAGCCGTCAAACCTCCCGTTATCGGCGTACCTAGAAGCCGTCACTGTCAACGGTGTTAGGGGACCACACGTCGTGGCTAGCTAGCTACCTCATCCAATTAAATCCCAAACCGTTTGACGACTCAacctctctctcctctctctctcctcGCGATCGTCTTCATAatcaacttcatcttcatcttctctctctctaccaaactttgaagaagaagaaaaagcgGATATTCTCTCATATATGAATGAATAGAGCGTGTTAAGCGTGGAGAAAGAGAAATAGAAAGAATGTTTTCCGTGCTTCGATTGGTTTACTAACCTGCTATATATGATCTGTCAAAAGATACTCTCATCATAGTCATAGTAGTAGTAGTTGAAGCAGGTGAATCGATAtaagaaggaaggaaggaaggaagtaCTACTACTTGAGGTAATTTTGTAAGTAATTTGCAGAGTTTCTAGATATATGGAGGTTGCTTGCGGCGTCggaataaagaagaagaagagacgaACACGAGGTGAGTCGACTCATGAAACAAGCTCGGAAACGGTTAAGAGGAACAAACTCATGACAAACGATGGAGGACGTGAATTGACTCCATCATCTCCACCTCCTCCTCCAACGTCTATAATTCAGCTTAGAAGATCAAccggaggaagaggaggagataTCATGACTACTAGGTCGGAGAATTCAACTTCTCCTTGTTTAGACGAACCGCCAACGGTTTCTCATAATACCTCAGATCATGTCGTAGCAATTTCCTGTTGTTCTAGCAATTCATCGACTGAATTCGGCAATGACGGTTTACAGAATTTAGATCTACATCAGGTAAAAAGGAATTATTTACCTTCTTCTCCATCTCTTTCTATTCATGATTCATATTAATTGTTTCAGTTTAAGAGTGATGATGAAACCGTACATATCCAAATCTCAACTTCCGAGTTCAACTGTTGTAGAGAGAAGAggtatatattttcaaatttcaaatgaagatTTACATGATCATCATCTAGATTTACTAATAAATTTCCTCACAGCATCAGCGAGGTAGAAGAAGTTGAATCAGCTTCTCAAGATGATTCAACAAAGAAACCATCAGAAATCGAGCTTGAAGAATTCTTCTCATCAGCAGAGAAGAGAATCCAAGAACAATTTATCCAGAAGTAATGAATTactaataattattcatttgtTAGCTGCTATGATCTGATGAACtgtgattgattgattgattgtttgattACAGGTACAATTATGACATTGCAAAGGATTCACCATTGAAAGGGCGTTACGAATGGATTCAAATGAAGCCATGAATTCTGTAGGTTATTTGTTATCTGGCTAACTCTCTCTCTATCATTACAGAGAAGCTTCTGTCAAAATTTAACAGTTGCAATAAAATTCTAgctgccttcttcttcttctttctaaTCTTAGCTCTGAAATTCATGTCAGTTTcttatctctttctctctcacacacgTACATGCACATAGTATGATTGCTTTATGACATCAGCTATTTTATTCTTTATCATTCAGgaatttattctcttttttttatggaccattattattatttttatttttatttttatttctatgtAGAAAGCGCCTTTTGTTTATTAGTTAAAgtcttttttgaatttttttaataaaggagtTATTCTTTTGTCTGCTTCTTTGAAAATGGTGAAGCTTGTTTGGTCCATACCTCAATGATCAATGGTAAAaggatttattaattaattactattatataaaaaataaaaaataaaaataaaactagtgggaattgagtttttcaaataatctgaatatagaaaataataatcgattataattttgaattgtattaatatataatgataatttaaaataaattatattttagtatttttgattaatgaattaaatcgATTTGATGAATAAAAATGAGAGGGAGATGATGTTTGATtagtttaagttatttaaataattcaagccgaataagtttaatttttttaaaat from Impatiens glandulifera chromosome 5, dImpGla2.1, whole genome shotgun sequence includes:
- the LOC124940231 gene encoding cyclin-dependent kinase inhibitor 7-like; the protein is MEVACGVGIKKKKRRTRGESTHETSSETVKRNKLMTNDGGRELTPSSPPPPPTSIIQLRRSTGGRGGDIMTTRSENSTSPCLDEPPTVSHNTSDHVVAISCCSSNSSTEFGNDGLQNLDLHQFKSDDETVHIQISTSEFNCCREKSISEVEEVESASQDDSTKKPSEIELEEFFSSAEKRIQEQFIQKYNYDIAKDSPLKGRYEWIQMKP